Sequence from the Pseudophaeobacter arcticus DSM 23566 genome:
TCCCCCCACTGACCTGACCCGCGTTGACGAAAACGAAGGCACCAATCTGATCACCATGCCCGGCACCCGGATCATCACCTTCCAGATGAACCAGAACCGTGTCGAAGCGCTGAAAGATGCCCGCGTCCGCAAGGCCATCGACTATGCCGTCAATAACGCCGGTATCGTGGATCGCATCATGCGTGGCTTTGGCACCGTTGGCGCCCAGGCAAGCCCCGCTGGCTATCTGGGTCACAACGCCGATCTGGCCCCACGTTTTGACGTTGCCAAGGCCAAGGAACTGATGGCCGAAGCAGGCTATGCCGACGGGTTTGAGCTGACCATGATGGCGCCCAACAACCGCTATGTGAACGACGACAAGATCGCCCAGGCGGTTGCCTCGATGCTGGCAAAGATCAACATCAAGGTTGACCTGCAGACCATGCCAAAGGCCCAGTACTGGCCCGCCTTTGACGAGCGCGCAGCAGACATGATGATGATCGGCTGGCACTCGGATACCGAAGACTCGGCCAACTTCCACCAGTTCCTGAGCCATTGCTTCAATGAGGAAACCGGCAATGGTCAGTATAACTCGGGCAACTACTGCAACGAAGAAGCAGACATGCTGATGGCCAAGGCCAATTCGGAAACCGATCCTGAAAAGCGCGCCGAGATGCTGCAGCAGATGGAAACCATCCTCTACAACGAGGCGGCTTTCATCCCACTGCACTGGCAGAACCTTGCCTGGGGTGCGCGCAAAGGTGTTCACGCTGAATCCATCGTGAATGCACTGAACTTCCCTTACTTCGGTGACCTTGTCGTCGATTAAGGAAAGCTCCAACTTTAGGCCGGGGCGGGTCATGTCGACCCGTTCCGGCTTCTTTCCAAGACAGTTTGCTTTATGTCTGCGTCCTGTAGGTTCAGGAGGGTGACATCTGTTGCCGACTGCCACTTGCCCCAGGCCCCACTGCCCCAGGCCCCACTACCCCAGGAAGGTGTCAAAGCATGTTTGCTTACCTTGTGAAACGCGTGTTCCAGGCCATCGCGGTGATGTTTGTCATCTCGCTGATCGGTTTTGCCATTCAGGATAACCTTGGTGATCCGCTACGAGAGCTTGTCGGACAATCCGTAAGCGAAGAGGTTCGCCAGGAGCTGCGCGACGAGTTGGGGCTGAACGACAGTTTCCTCACCCAATATCTGCGCTTTGCCGGCAATGCGCTGCAGGGCGATCTGGGCACCAGCTATTTCTTCAAAGAGCCGGCGCTGGATGTGATCCTCAACAAGCTGCCCGCCACCCTGGAGCTGGTTCTGGGGGCTTCGTTCATCATCATCGGCCTGTCGATCCCGGTGGGCGTCTATACCGCCATCTACCCCAATACGATCCTCAGCCGTCTGATTATGGGGATTTCGATCATTGGTATTTCGATCCCGGTGTTTTTGACGGCGATCCTGATGATCTACGTGTTTTCAGTCGAATATGGTTGGTTCCCCTCATATGGTCGCGGTGATGTTGTGCATGTCTTTGGCTCTTGGGATACCAATTTTGCCACTGTGGATGGCTGGATGCATATCCTGCTGCCCTCAGTCGCGCTGGCCTCGATCATGCTGCCGCTGTTTGTGCGCCTGATCCGGGCGGAAATGATGGAAGTGCTGCAGAGCGAATATGTGAAATACGCCAAAGCCAAGGGTATCCGGCCCTGGCGGATCTATTTTGTGCATGCGCTGAAGAACACTCTGCTGCCAGTGATCACCGTGGGCGGGGTGCAGATCGGCACCATGGTGGCCTATACCATCCTGACCGAAACGGTGTTCCAGTGGCCGGGCATGGGCTTCATGTTCCTGGAGGCGGTGAACCGCGTCGATACCCCGCTGATCGTGGCCTATCTCATCGTTGTTGGCTTTATCTTTGTTGTCACCAATACAATCGTTGACCTGATCTACGGGCTGGTCAATCCCACCGTCAATCTTGCGAGGATGGGCGCATGAGCAGCCTGAATACCACCGCCGAACCATCGCGCTGGGCGCAGATCTGGAATTCCAACATCGGCTACAGCTTCCGGCGCAACCCGGTGGCCATGGTCTCATTGGCCGTCTTCATGGTGATTGCGGTGATGTCGTTCTGCGCGCCGCTGATTGCGCCCTTTGATCCCTATGATCAGGGACAGATCGACATCATGAACAGCGAATACCCCCCCGTTTGGGTCGATGGGGCTGATGCGCAGTTCATGCTGGGCACCGATGATCAGGGCCGCGATCTGTGGTCGACCATCCTATATGGCACCCGCCTGTCGCTGCTGATTGGCATCTGTGCGGTGGGGCTGCAGGCCTTTCTTGGTATCTCGATTGGTCTGATCGCCGGCTATGTCGGTGGGCGCATCGACAGCCTGCTGATGCGACTGGCCGATATCCAGCTGTCGTTTTCCACCCTGATGGTGGCGATCATCTTTCTGGCGGTGACCCAGGCGATGTTTGGGTCAGAAACCTTCAACCAATATGCAATCTATTTCCTGGTTGCGGTGATTGGCGTGGCGGAGTGGCCGCAATATGCCCGCACCGTGCGCGCCACCGTGCTGGCCGAGAAAAAGAAGGAATATGTCGACAGCGCCCGGGTGCTGGGCTTTGGCCCGATGCGCATCATGGTGCGTCACATCCTGCCCAACTCGCTGTCGCCGATCTTTGTGATCTCCACCGTGCAGGTGGCCAATGCGATCATTTCCGAGGCCTCGCTGTCCTTCCTCGGGCTGGGCATGCCGCCCAGCCAGCCGTCGCTGGGGTCGCTGATCTCTTCCGGGTTTGACTATATCTTTTCGGGAAGCTGGTGGATCACCGCCATTCCCGGCATCGTGCTGGTGGTTCTGGTGCTGGTGATCAATCTGTTGGGTGACTGGCTACGCGATGCCCTGAACCCCAAACTGTATAAGGGATAAGCGCAATGTCCTTGCTTTCCGTGCGCGACCTGAGCGTGAAATTCGCCATGCGCGACAATACCGTCACCGCCCTCAATCAGATCAGCTTTGATCTGGCCAAGGGCGAACGCCTGGGCATTGTCGGGGAATCCGGCGCCGGCAAATCCATCACCGGCTTTGCCCTGATGAACCTGCTCAGCCGCCCTGGCTTTGTGGATAGTGGCAAGATCCTGTTTCAGGGCGATGATATCGCCCAGATGTCGGATGCCCAGATGCGCCGCATTCGCGGCAATCAGATGGCGATGATCTTTCAGGATCCCATGGTGACGCTGAACCCGGTGCTGACCATTGGCCAGCAGATGGTGGAAACCCTGATGGCGCATCGCAAGCTCAGCAAGGCGGAGGCGGCACAGATCGCCATCGTCAAGCTGCGCGAGGTCTATATTCCCTCTCCCGAGGAGCGTCTGGACCAATACCCGCACGAGCTGTCGGGCGGCATGCGCCAGCGGATCATCATCGCCATTGCCCTGCTGCTGGACCCGCAGCTGATCATCGCGGATGAGCCGACAACGGCGCTGGATGTGACCATACAGGCCGATATCATGGAGCTATTGCTGGAGCTGTGTGAATCCAACAAGGTCGGCCTGATCCTGATTACCCATGATCTGGGGGTGGTCAGCCAGATGACCGAACGCACTCTGGTGATGTATGCCGGGCGGATCATCGAATCCGGGCGCACCCGTGAGATCATCAACGACCCGCAGCACCCCTATACCCAGGGGCTGATCAACGCGCTGCCGCAGCAGACCAAACCGGGCCAGCGGTTGAAACAGATCCCGGGCAATATGCCCTCGCTGACCTCCATTCCCAAGGGCTGCCCCTTTAGTCCGCGCTGCGAATATGTGCAGGATCACTGCCGGACTGAGGCGCCAAAACCGGTGCAATACACCCATGTCCAGGTGGCCTGCCACGAGGTCAACCGATTGCACAGCGACAAAGCTGAGGAGATGAACTGATGACGACACCTCAGCCCCTGTTGAAGATCGACAATCTGGAAAAGCGCTTTGAGCTGGACCGTGGCTTTCTTGAAACCCTGAAGTTCAAGGGTGGCAAGCTGGTTCAGGAAAAGCGCGAAGTCCATGCCGTCAACGATATCTCGCTGGAGGTCGCCGCCGGAGAGGCGCTTTGTGTGGTGGGCGAAAGCGGCTGTGGTAAATCCACCGTGGCCCGGTTGATTGCAGGCCTGCTGACGCCCAGCAGTGGGGAAATCCACTACGGCGGCGAACGCATTGATAACCGCTCGCGCCGCGCAATGATGCCGCTGCGCAAAAAGATGCAGATGATCTTTCAGAACCCCTATGCATCGCTGAACCCGCGTATGACCATCCAGCAGGCGCTGGAAGAACCGGTACGCTATCACAATCCCGCCCTGTCCAGGGGCGAGGTGCGCGACAAGGTGGCAGAGGTGATGCGGTCGGTGGGCGTGGATCCCAGTTGGGCCGGGCGCTATCCGCATGAGTTCTCTGGGGGCCAGCGTCAGCGGATCGCCATTGCGCGGGCTTTGACGGTGGATCCTGAATTCATTATCGCGGATGAGCCGATTTCGGCGCTGGATGTGTCGATCCAGGCGCAGGTGCTGAACCTTATGCTGGAGGCCAAGGATCAGCGCGGCCTCACCTATCTGTTCATCACCCATGATCTGAGCGTGGTGCAGCACTTTGGCACCAAGGTCGCGGTGCTTTATCTGGGCTCGGTCTGCGAGCTGTCGGATACGGCCACGCTGTTTGAGAACCCCAAGCATCCCTATACCCGTGCTTTGCTTTCTGCGGTTCCGCAGTTAAAAGATGATCATCCCAACCACATCAGATTGCGTGGCGAAATTCCGACACCGATCAACCTGCCACAGGGATGCCCGTTTGAAAGTCGCTGTGCCCATGCCAATAGCCGGTGCCAGAATGAAAAACCCCGTCCCCAGCTGCAGCCAGACGGGGCCCTGGTGGCCTGCCATGCCGTCGAAGAAGACCGGCTGGACGGGTAGGGCCCGGAAGGCGCGGAACGGAATGACACAGTGGACATAGCCTGGCTCAGAGACTTTGAGGCCTTGGTCGCGCAGAAGAATTTCTCGCGCGCGGCCGAAGAGCGTAATGTCAGCCAGCCGGCCTTTTCCCGGCGCATTCGGGCGCTGGAGGAGGAATTTGGCGTCAAATTGATCAATCGCCAGACCCTGCCGCTGTCGCTGACCCCGGCGGGGGAGGTGTTTCTGGCCCAGTCGCGCGTCATGCTGCGTACCTATGACGAGACGCTGGAGCGCTGCCAGATCATTGATGCGGCTGGCGAAAATGTCATTCGTTTTGCCACCTCGCAGTCGCTCTATATGACGCATTACAAAACCCATATCGCCCCCTTGGTGACGGAGGGCGGGCTGGAGATTGATTTGAACTCCACCGGCTGGGCGGCGGATCAGTTTGTGTCAGCCCTGCAGCAGCGCTATTGCGATGTGATCCTGACCTATTGGCATCCTTCAATGGATGCGCTGGCGCCGCTGGCGTTGGGGAACTGTGACCATATCACCTTGACCAAAGATAGCTTTGTGCCGGTGTCCAAATCCGGGCCAGACGGGCCGTTGCATCATTTTGATATCCCTCCCAAAAAGCCGGTGTCGCTGTTGTCCTACGGGACGGTCTCGGCGTTGCGCTCGGTGGTGGAACATGCCCTGCGGCAAAATGCTGATGGCCCCAAGACGCTGGTGGTGAACCAAAGCGCGCTGGCCAATTCTGTCAAGGCCATGGTGCTTGAGGGCTTTGGCCTTGGCTGGTTGCCGCAGGAGCTGTGCAAGGAGGAGCTGGCAGAGGGGCGGATGCAGATCGTTGGTCACCCGCAACACCGGCATCCGCTGGAAATTCGGCTTTACCGTGACAAGGAAAACAGCAAGCCGACGCTGAACCGCCTGTGGCGTGATATGCAGGCGCTTTCCGCCGGTCCGACAGACACCACAGGTACTCCGGGCGCCGCGTCCTAGCCCATAGGCAAGGTGCCTGGGGGATTGGCCTGGGGGAACGGCCTGTGAGATCGGCCTGGGGAATTTGCCTGGCGGCTATCGCGGGGCGGGGTCGGCGGTATAGGGCTGTAGGCTTTCCAAAAAGGTATCGACAAAATCCAGCGAGAGCAGAGACCTGCTGCCAGAGGCGGGCCGCAGTATGGACAGCCAGTGGGAAATCTCAGGGTCAAAGGGGCGGGACTGGACGTTTTTTGACTTGAACTGATCCGCATCCAGAGCGCTGACAACAGAGACCCCCTGACCTTCGGCCACCATAAGGCAAGCGGTCGAGAACTGGCGGACTTCGACCCAGGAATTCAACAGCACACCATGATCTGAAAAGGCCTGCGACAGGCTGGTGAAAAATGGGCTGCCCTTGCGGGTGTGGATGATTTTTTCATCCACCAGATCCATCGGCGAGATACGCTCCAGTTTTTCAAGCCGATGACCGCGTGGGAAAATGCAAACCGTTTTGATGGCAATATCAATATGTTCAACGGCCGGATGGCCAGAGAATCCATCTGTTATGCCACAGTCATATTGCTCCCCTATGATCCACTCCAGGATCCGTTCCGGGCGGTCCGGCTCAAGCGTGAGATTTACGCCGGGGCGCTGCTGCAGGAACTTGGCGAGCAGTTTTGGCAGATGGGAGCTGGCAAAGCCCGGCAGGCAGGCAATACGCAGATGCCCGGCGGTGCGATCCGTCAGGTCACGGTTGAGTTCTTCGAGATGGCGCAGGCTGTCAAAGACCCGGCCAACTTCGGACAACAGGTAGCGCGCTTCGCTGGTGGGAATCAGCATGCCGTCCTTGCGCTGGAACAGCTCGATCGCAACCGAGTTGGAAAAGTCGGACAAGAGGCGACTGGTGGCGGGCTGCGAAATGCCCAAAGTTTTTGCAGCCCGGGTGACCGATCCGGTCTGCGCAACGGCCTGAAAGGCCTCTAACTGCCTCAGCTTGAATTTCAATGGCTTAGCCCCAGATTTGCGGAGAGTTCGAGAAATTTCATAACACTATGTTATGCCTGATGTCAAAAAACTTTCACTTGCATTATGCCTATTTCTGCTCACTCTTTGGGCATCAGATGAACGGGGAGTACTCACATGTCTATCAAATCACTTCTTTGCACGTCGGCCATCCTGGCCTCGACCGCAGGTGTTGCCTTTGCTGAAACCGAGGTTCAGTGGTGGCACGCCATGGGCGGCGCAAATGGCGAACGTGTCAACAAAATCGCCGAAGATTTCAACGCCACGCAGAGCGACTACAAGGTCGTTCCTGTCTACAAGGGCAACTATACCGAAACCATGACCGCCGCGATTGCGGCTTTCCGTGCCAAAGAGCACCCGCAGATCGTGCAGGTTTTTGAAGTTGGCACCGCCACCATGATGGCCGCCAAGGGTGCGATCTATCCAGTTGAACAATTGATGAAAGACGCCGGCGAGCCCTTTGATGGCGACGCCTTCCTGCCTGCGGTTGTGTCCTACTATGAAACCCCCGAAGGTGAGCTGCTGTCGATGCCTTTCAACAGCTCGACCCCGGTCATGTGGTACAACAAAGACGCGCTGGACGCGGCGGGTGCCGCGGTTCCAGAAACCTGGGATGATGTGAAGGTTGCAGCGCAAAAGCTGGTCGACAACGGCATGGAATGCGGTGTCTCCTTTGGCTGGCAGTCCTGGGTCATGATCGAGAACTTCTCGGCCTGGCACAACATGGAAATGGGCACCAAGGAAAACGGCTTTGCCGGGTTCGACACCGAGTTCAACTTTAACAACCCTGCGGTTGCCGCCCGTCTGGACGACATTGCCTCGATGACCGAAGGCAACCTGTTCAAATATGGTGGCCGTCGTGGCGACAGCCTGCCGATGTTCACCAATGGCGAATGCGGCATGTGGATGAACTCCTCTGCCTATTACGGCTCGATGAAAGAGCAGGCCAATTTTGAATTTGGTCAGACCATGCTGCCGCTGGATACCAATGTGGCGGATGCACCGCAGAACTCTGTTATCGGTGGCGCAACCCTGTGGGTTCTGGCCGGTCACGAGGACGAAGAATACAAAGGCACCGCAAAGTTCCTGACCTATCTGTCTTCGCCAGAAGTACAGGCCTGGTGGCACCAGGAAACCGGCTATGTGCCGATCACCACTGCCGCCTATGAGCTGTCCAAGGCGCAGGGGTTCTATGACGCCAACCCCGGCACCGACATCGCCATCAAACAGCTGAGCCTGAACACACCTACGCCAAACAGCCGTGGTCTGCGCTTTGGCAACTTTGTCCAGGTGCGTGACGTGATCAACGAAGAACTGGAAGCGCTCTGGGCGGGTGACAAAACCGCAACCGAGGCACTGGATGCAGCGGCTGAGCGTGGCAACACCCTGCTGCGTAAATTCGAGCGCTCCGTAAAATAAGCAGCTCTTGATACTCACGACCATGCCGCCCTCGGGCGGCATGGTCTCGTTTTATGCGCCAATTCTATGGCGTCCTACGCGCCGCTTAGGCCGGCGCATTCCACCGGGGGCATACTATACCTGGGGACTATAACTGGGCACTACACGGGGCACTCCATGCTGAAACGCGTCCACTTTCCTTCTTCGCCACTGCCCTATTTGCTGGTGGCGCCACAGCTGGCGATTACGCTGGTCTTTTTTGTCTGGCCCGCCA
This genomic interval carries:
- a CDS encoding ABC transporter substrate-binding protein; this translates as MNQFIRIAAAGVMSLAFGAVAQAEVTVKVAYDADPVSLDPHEQLSGGTLQFSHMSFDPLVRWTQDLQFEPRLATSWEQIDENTTRFHLRDGVKFHSGNMLTAADVDWTFDRLKESPDFKGIFSLFTDVKVIDDLTFDLITSEPYPLVLHTVTYIFPMDSKFYSGTTEDGKDRAELVKHGDSFASRNVSGTGPFVVTSREQGVKMVFDRFEDYWDTETAGNVDQIILTPIKESPTRVAALLSGDVDFIAPVPPTDLTRVDENEGTNLITMPGTRIITFQMNQNRVEALKDARVRKAIDYAVNNAGIVDRIMRGFGTVGAQASPAGYLGHNADLAPRFDVAKAKELMAEAGYADGFELTMMAPNNRYVNDDKIAQAVASMLAKINIKVDLQTMPKAQYWPAFDERAADMMMIGWHSDTEDSANFHQFLSHCFNEETGNGQYNSGNYCNEEADMLMAKANSETDPEKRAEMLQQMETILYNEAAFIPLHWQNLAWGARKGVHAESIVNALNFPYFGDLVVD
- a CDS encoding ABC transporter permease gives rise to the protein MFAYLVKRVFQAIAVMFVISLIGFAIQDNLGDPLRELVGQSVSEEVRQELRDELGLNDSFLTQYLRFAGNALQGDLGTSYFFKEPALDVILNKLPATLELVLGASFIIIGLSIPVGVYTAIYPNTILSRLIMGISIIGISIPVFLTAILMIYVFSVEYGWFPSYGRGDVVHVFGSWDTNFATVDGWMHILLPSVALASIMLPLFVRLIRAEMMEVLQSEYVKYAKAKGIRPWRIYFVHALKNTLLPVITVGGVQIGTMVAYTILTETVFQWPGMGFMFLEAVNRVDTPLIVAYLIVVGFIFVVTNTIVDLIYGLVNPTVNLARMGA
- a CDS encoding ABC transporter permease, with the translated sequence MSSLNTTAEPSRWAQIWNSNIGYSFRRNPVAMVSLAVFMVIAVMSFCAPLIAPFDPYDQGQIDIMNSEYPPVWVDGADAQFMLGTDDQGRDLWSTILYGTRLSLLIGICAVGLQAFLGISIGLIAGYVGGRIDSLLMRLADIQLSFSTLMVAIIFLAVTQAMFGSETFNQYAIYFLVAVIGVAEWPQYARTVRATVLAEKKKEYVDSARVLGFGPMRIMVRHILPNSLSPIFVISTVQVANAIISEASLSFLGLGMPPSQPSLGSLISSGFDYIFSGSWWITAIPGIVLVVLVLVINLLGDWLRDALNPKLYKG
- a CDS encoding ABC transporter ATP-binding protein, encoding MSLLSVRDLSVKFAMRDNTVTALNQISFDLAKGERLGIVGESGAGKSITGFALMNLLSRPGFVDSGKILFQGDDIAQMSDAQMRRIRGNQMAMIFQDPMVTLNPVLTIGQQMVETLMAHRKLSKAEAAQIAIVKLREVYIPSPEERLDQYPHELSGGMRQRIIIAIALLLDPQLIIADEPTTALDVTIQADIMELLLELCESNKVGLILITHDLGVVSQMTERTLVMYAGRIIESGRTREIINDPQHPYTQGLINALPQQTKPGQRLKQIPGNMPSLTSIPKGCPFSPRCEYVQDHCRTEAPKPVQYTHVQVACHEVNRLHSDKAEEMN
- a CDS encoding ABC transporter ATP-binding protein gives rise to the protein MTTPQPLLKIDNLEKRFELDRGFLETLKFKGGKLVQEKREVHAVNDISLEVAAGEALCVVGESGCGKSTVARLIAGLLTPSSGEIHYGGERIDNRSRRAMMPLRKKMQMIFQNPYASLNPRMTIQQALEEPVRYHNPALSRGEVRDKVAEVMRSVGVDPSWAGRYPHEFSGGQRQRIAIARALTVDPEFIIADEPISALDVSIQAQVLNLMLEAKDQRGLTYLFITHDLSVVQHFGTKVAVLYLGSVCELSDTATLFENPKHPYTRALLSAVPQLKDDHPNHIRLRGEIPTPINLPQGCPFESRCAHANSRCQNEKPRPQLQPDGALVACHAVEEDRLDG
- a CDS encoding LysR family transcriptional regulator, whose amino-acid sequence is MDIAWLRDFEALVAQKNFSRAAEERNVSQPAFSRRIRALEEEFGVKLINRQTLPLSLTPAGEVFLAQSRVMLRTYDETLERCQIIDAAGENVIRFATSQSLYMTHYKTHIAPLVTEGGLEIDLNSTGWAADQFVSALQQRYCDVILTYWHPSMDALAPLALGNCDHITLTKDSFVPVSKSGPDGPLHHFDIPPKKPVSLLSYGTVSALRSVVEHALRQNADGPKTLVVNQSALANSVKAMVLEGFGLGWLPQELCKEELAEGRMQIVGHPQHRHPLEIRLYRDKENSKPTLNRLWRDMQALSAGPTDTTGTPGAAS
- a CDS encoding LysR substrate-binding domain-containing protein produces the protein MKFKLRQLEAFQAVAQTGSVTRAAKTLGISQPATSRLLSDFSNSVAIELFQRKDGMLIPTSEARYLLSEVGRVFDSLRHLEELNRDLTDRTAGHLRIACLPGFASSHLPKLLAKFLQQRPGVNLTLEPDRPERILEWIIGEQYDCGITDGFSGHPAVEHIDIAIKTVCIFPRGHRLEKLERISPMDLVDEKIIHTRKGSPFFTSLSQAFSDHGVLLNSWVEVRQFSTACLMVAEGQGVSVVSALDADQFKSKNVQSRPFDPEISHWLSILRPASGSRSLLSLDFVDTFLESLQPYTADPAPR
- the ugpB gene encoding sn-glycerol-3-phosphate ABC transporter substrate-binding protein UgpB, whose translation is MSIKSLLCTSAILASTAGVAFAETEVQWWHAMGGANGERVNKIAEDFNATQSDYKVVPVYKGNYTETMTAAIAAFRAKEHPQIVQVFEVGTATMMAAKGAIYPVEQLMKDAGEPFDGDAFLPAVVSYYETPEGELLSMPFNSSTPVMWYNKDALDAAGAAVPETWDDVKVAAQKLVDNGMECGVSFGWQSWVMIENFSAWHNMEMGTKENGFAGFDTEFNFNNPAVAARLDDIASMTEGNLFKYGGRRGDSLPMFTNGECGMWMNSSAYYGSMKEQANFEFGQTMLPLDTNVADAPQNSVIGGATLWVLAGHEDEEYKGTAKFLTYLSSPEVQAWWHQETGYVPITTAAYELSKAQGFYDANPGTDIAIKQLSLNTPTPNSRGLRFGNFVQVRDVINEELEALWAGDKTATEALDAAAERGNTLLRKFERSVK